The following proteins come from a genomic window of Gossypium raimondii isolate GPD5lz chromosome 5, ASM2569854v1, whole genome shotgun sequence:
- the LOC105771232 gene encoding transcription repressor OFP8: MENRFKLRISRMFRSSFASCRTRNMSDVIEKPVFSPEKHNSFHLVEPFSSSPPPKSRPFPSVSKPRDAINAPKESLPRRKSSARYPSYIVSAADFDGRKCPPPASPMMPLNLFSDCKDFGFYEKKKSLPRNKKKKNNKRVHIKSKYMSSTAAFFSSSVAYNSNTYYGGWWFSSEDETDTLFSSRTRSSDSSESLRQHSNCRKRCKVRRRRGRSSDMGMGVLPLEGGTDKVKDSFAVVKSSSDPYNDFRTSMVEMIVERQIFATKDLEQLLQCFLSLNSHHHHSIIVEVFTEIWETLFS; this comes from the coding sequence ATGGAAAATCGATTCAAGCTAAGAATCTCTCGCATGTTTCGATCCTCGTTTGCCTCTTGTCGGACCCGGAACATGTCGGACGTTATTGAGAAACCTGTTTTTTCACCTGAAAAGCACAACAGCTTCCATTTGGTCGAGCCATTTTCGTCGTCGCCACCACCCAAGTCTCGACCCTTCCCTTCCGTTTCTAAACCCAGAGACGCCATCAATGCTCCTAAAGAATCTCTTCCCAGACGTAAATCGTCAGCTCGTTATCCCTCTTATATAGTCTCCGCCGCCGATTTCGACGGCCGAAAGTGTCCGCCGCCTGCTTCTCCTATGATGCCTTTGAATCTCTTCTCCGACTGTAAGGACTTTGGTTTctatgagaaaaagaaaagcttacccagaaacaagaaaaagaagaacaacaaaagGGTTCATATTAAAAGCAAGTATATGTCTTCCACCGCAGCATTTTTCAGTTCATCTGTTGCTTACAACAGTAATACTTATTACGGTGGGTGGTGGTTTAGCAGTGAAGATGAAACCGACACTCTTTTCTCTTCAAGGACTCGCTCGTCGGATTCATCCGAGTCTCTCCGACAGCATTCTAATTGCCGTAAAAGGTGCAAAGTTCGTCGTAGAAGAGGTAGAAGCTCCGACATGGGGATGGGAGTTTTACCCCTGGAAGGAGGAACCGATAAAGTCAAAGACAGCTTCGCCGTAGTGAAAAGTTCTAGCGATCCCTACAATGATTTCAGGACATCAATGGTGGAAATGATCGTTGAGAGACAGATATTCGCAACAAAAGATCTGGAACAACTGTTACAGTGTTTCCTGTCACTGAACTCTCATCACCACCATAGCATAATTGTTGAGGTTTTTACAGAGATTTGGGAGACTTTGTTCTCTTGA